A genomic segment from Paenibacillus sp. FSL K6-1096 encodes:
- the preA gene encoding NAD-dependent dihydropyrimidine dehydrogenase subunit PreA — MADLRIDFAGIQSPNPFWLASAPPTNTGYQVQRAFEAGWGGAVWKTLGEPVINTSSRFAAVHFNGQRVAGFNNIELITDRPLEVNLKEIAETKKRFPDRTIIASLMVEPKREKWHEIVKRVEAVGVDGLELNFGCPHGMAERGMGAASGQQPDLVQAQTAWVKEVAETPVIVKLTPNITDITVVARHAVKGGADAISLINTINSLAGVDIHTWNTIPHVGGQGAHGGYCGPAVKPIALSMVAECARDREVGVPISGIGGISTWQDVVEFMLMGSTGIQVCTAVMHHGFRIVEEMIDGLNHYLDEKGLASVTELIGKSVPRYSNWGDLDLNYKVVARINEENCINCNKCHIACEDASHQCIDMLTDAAGKAILQVREEDCVGCNLCSIVCPADGAIDMVAVDSGAAPMSWNQRNQVISGLSSSYSEVEVG; from the coding sequence ATGGCAGATCTCCGTATTGATTTTGCAGGCATTCAGTCACCGAACCCGTTCTGGCTGGCCTCGGCGCCGCCTACGAATACAGGCTATCAGGTGCAGCGCGCCTTCGAGGCGGGCTGGGGAGGCGCGGTGTGGAAGACGCTCGGCGAGCCGGTAATCAACACCTCCTCCCGGTTCGCCGCCGTTCATTTTAACGGGCAGCGTGTTGCAGGCTTCAATAATATTGAGCTGATCACTGACCGGCCGCTGGAAGTCAACCTGAAGGAAATCGCCGAGACGAAGAAAAGATTCCCGGACCGGACAATCATCGCTTCCCTGATGGTGGAGCCGAAGCGGGAGAAGTGGCACGAGATCGTCAAACGTGTCGAGGCTGTCGGCGTAGACGGCCTGGAGCTGAACTTCGGCTGTCCGCATGGCATGGCTGAGCGTGGGATGGGCGCGGCGTCCGGCCAGCAGCCGGATCTGGTGCAGGCGCAGACAGCCTGGGTCAAGGAGGTGGCAGAGACGCCGGTCATCGTGAAGCTGACGCCGAATATCACCGACATTACCGTTGTTGCCCGTCATGCGGTCAAGGGCGGAGCCGATGCGATCAGCCTGATCAATACGATCAACAGTCTGGCCGGGGTGGATATCCATACCTGGAACACGATTCCGCATGTCGGCGGACAGGGGGCGCACGGCGGCTACTGCGGTCCGGCGGTCAAGCCGATTGCCCTCAGCATGGTGGCGGAATGTGCCCGTGACCGTGAAGTCGGCGTACCGATCTCCGGCATCGGCGGCATCTCCACCTGGCAGGATGTCGTGGAGTTCATGCTGATGGGCTCCACTGGAATTCAGGTCTGCACGGCGGTGATGCATCACGGCTTCCGGATTGTTGAAGAGATGATCGACGGCCTGAACCATTACCTGGATGAGAAGGGGCTGGCGTCGGTAACGGAGCTAATTGGCAAATCGGTGCCCAGATATTCCAACTGGGGCGATCTTGACCTGAATTACAAAGTGGTTGCACGGATCAACGAGGAGAACTGCATCAACTGCAATAAATGCCATATCGCCTGTGAGGACGCCTCACATCAATGCATCGATATGCTGACGGATGCAGCGGGTAAGGCCATTCTGCAGGTACGCGAAGAGGATTGTGTAGGCTGTAACCTGTGTTCCATTGTCTGCCCGGCAGACGGTGCCATTGATATGGTTGCTGTGGACAGCGGGGCGGCCCCGATGAGCTGGAATCAGCGCAATCAGGTAATCAGCGGACTAAGCAGCTCCTATTCGGAAGTGGAGGTGGGATAA
- a CDS encoding NAD(P)-dependent oxidoreductase: MELTSPAMTDTPDLILHNFAEAEPGLTRKGAIEESNRCLYCYDAPCIKACPTGINIPSFIRRIATDNLRGSAQTIMDSNPVGASCARVCPTEELCEGACVLNEASAPIQIGLLQRYATDWAVRSGIQLFQAGEPNGRKVAVIGGGPAGLSAARELARAGFKTVIYEAKPLAGGLNTHGIVSFRLPQSISLWEVEQVEKLGVEIRTGVKVGTDISIAELKEEYDAIVLAAGMGSVPPLGIEGESLSGVYDAIELVGSTKPGQVAPELSGRRVAVIGAGNTAIDAATCSVRLGAANVKMVYRRTRAEMTAYDFEYEFAKQEGVEFSWLTLPKRIIGDEQGKVAALECVQMRLSGAAGPDGRPAPVPVEGSEFLLPVDAVVIAIGQQRRLELIEALGLAHRRGVVEIDAKTGRTSDPQIYAAGDIVFGAGAGEAMVVSAAQQGKAAAYAIAEQLSGRLRHVADSAV, translated from the coding sequence ATGGAGCTGACCTCACCGGCAATGACAGATACACCCGATTTGATCCTGCACAATTTCGCCGAAGCCGAACCGGGACTTACCCGCAAAGGGGCTATCGAGGAATCCAACCGCTGCCTGTACTGTTATGATGCGCCCTGCATCAAGGCCTGCCCGACCGGCATCAATATTCCTTCCTTCATCCGAAGAATCGCTACCGACAATCTGAGAGGCTCGGCGCAGACGATTATGGACTCCAATCCTGTAGGCGCGAGCTGCGCCCGGGTCTGCCCGACAGAGGAGCTCTGCGAGGGGGCCTGTGTCCTGAACGAGGCTTCCGCGCCGATTCAGATCGGCCTGCTGCAGCGGTATGCCACCGACTGGGCGGTCCGCAGCGGCATTCAGCTGTTCCAGGCCGGCGAGCCTAACGGGAGGAAGGTTGCGGTGATCGGCGGCGGTCCGGCTGGCCTGTCGGCGGCAAGGGAGCTGGCGCGCGCAGGCTTCAAGACAGTAATCTATGAAGCGAAGCCGCTGGCCGGAGGGCTGAATACACACGGCATTGTCTCGTTCCGGCTGCCGCAGTCCATCTCCCTCTGGGAGGTGGAGCAGGTGGAGAAGCTGGGCGTAGAGATCCGCACGGGCGTGAAGGTCGGCACGGATATCTCTATAGCCGAGCTGAAGGAGGAATATGATGCCATTGTGCTCGCTGCGGGGATGGGGAGCGTGCCTCCGCTGGGCATTGAGGGCGAGAGCCTGTCCGGTGTCTACGATGCGATCGAGCTGGTCGGGTCCACCAAGCCGGGACAAGTAGCGCCGGAGCTGTCCGGCCGGCGGGTGGCAGTCATCGGGGCAGGTAATACAGCGATCGATGCGGCTACCTGCTCGGTGCGGCTTGGCGCAGCGAACGTGAAGATGGTTTACCGCCGGACCCGCGCCGAGATGACGGCGTATGATTTTGAATATGAATTCGCCAAGCAGGAGGGCGTAGAATTCAGCTGGCTGACTTTGCCGAAGCGCATTATTGGCGATGAGCAGGGCAAGGTCGCAGCCCTGGAGTGCGTGCAGATGAGGCTGAGCGGCGCAGCCGGGCCGGACGGACGCCCGGCTCCGGTGCCGGTGGAGGGCTCGGAATTCCTGCTGCCGGTGGATGCCGTGGTGATCGCCATCGGCCAGCAGCGGCGGCTGGAGCTGATAGAGGCGCTGGGACTGGCCCACCGCCGGGGTGTGGTGGAGATTGACGCGAAGACCGGCCGCACCTCTGATCCGCAGATCTATGCTGCCGGAGATATTGTATTCGGCGCAGGCGCGGGGGAGGCGATGGTCGTCTCCGCCGCACAGCAGGGCAAGGCTGCCGCCTATGCCATTGCAGAGCAATTGTCCGGGCGTCTCCGGCATGTAGCTGATTCGGCTGTATAA